A single window of Rhizobium indicum DNA harbors:
- a CDS encoding amino acid ABC transporter permease translates to MTHGAVDRTPLHDTGWSFRSAMYDPKYRSIFYQVLTIVILVGFVWWVAHNTAVNLARSNTASGFGFLRGRAGFEIGQSLISFSSDSTYARALLVGILNTLLVAVTGIFTATIIGFLIGIGRLSRNWLIAKLCTVYVEVFRNIPPLLVIFFWYLGVLSVLPQPRESVGLPFNMFLNNRGLAFPKAIFETGMIAVGIALLIAIVATIIIARWAHKRQAATGQPFHTVWTAIALIVGLPLLVFVVSGFPLTFDVPVAGKFNLTGGSVVGPEFMSLFLALSFYTASFIAEIVRGGIRGVPKGQSEAAGALGLHPSSVTRLVVVPQALRIIIPPLTSQYLNLTKNSSLAIAIGFSDLVAVGGTILNQSGQAIEIVCIWGIVYLSLSILTSLFMNWFNAKMALVER, encoded by the coding sequence ATGACGCATGGGGCTGTGGATAGGACACCTTTGCATGACACCGGCTGGAGTTTCCGGTCGGCAATGTACGACCCGAAATACCGGAGTATATTTTACCAGGTCCTAACAATCGTTATTCTCGTGGGCTTTGTGTGGTGGGTGGCCCACAACACAGCCGTGAACCTTGCGCGCAGCAATACGGCATCGGGTTTCGGCTTTCTTCGCGGCCGCGCCGGTTTCGAAATCGGCCAGTCGCTGATCAGCTTTTCGAGTGACTCGACTTATGCGCGCGCACTTCTCGTCGGCATTCTGAATACCTTGCTGGTGGCGGTGACCGGTATCTTCACGGCGACCATCATCGGCTTCCTGATCGGGATCGGCCGGCTGTCGCGCAATTGGCTGATTGCCAAGCTCTGCACGGTCTATGTCGAGGTTTTCCGCAACATTCCGCCGCTGCTCGTCATCTTTTTCTGGTATCTCGGCGTTCTCTCCGTCTTGCCGCAGCCGCGCGAGTCGGTCGGCCTGCCCTTCAACATGTTCCTCAACAACAGAGGACTAGCCTTCCCGAAGGCGATCTTCGAGACAGGCATGATAGCGGTCGGCATCGCCCTGCTGATTGCGATTGTCGCCACCATCATCATCGCGCGTTGGGCTCACAAACGCCAAGCCGCAACCGGCCAGCCGTTCCACACCGTGTGGACGGCGATCGCGCTGATCGTCGGCTTGCCATTGCTGGTCTTCGTTGTCTCCGGCTTTCCGCTCACCTTCGACGTTCCGGTCGCCGGAAAGTTCAACCTGACGGGCGGCTCCGTCGTCGGCCCCGAATTCATGTCGCTGTTTCTCGCTCTGTCCTTCTATACCGCCTCGTTCATCGCCGAGATCGTTCGCGGCGGCATTCGCGGCGTTCCTAAGGGACAATCCGAAGCAGCCGGCGCGCTGGGGCTGCATCCGTCGAGCGTGACGAGACTTGTCGTGGTGCCGCAGGCGCTGCGCATCATCATCCCGCCGCTGACGAGCCAGTACCTGAACCTGACCAAGAACTCCTCACTCGCCATCGCGATCGGTTTCTCGGATCTCGTTGCCGTCGGTGGCACGATCCTCAATCAGAGCGGTCAAGCGATCGAGATCGTCTGCATCTGGGGTATCGTCTATCTCAGCTTGAGCATTCTCACGTCGCTGTTCATGAATTGGTTCAATGCCAAGATGGCACTGGTGGAGAGATAA
- a CDS encoding amino acid ABC transporter substrate-binding protein, translated as MKNKLLSAAIGAAVLAVGASAASATTLSDVKAKGFVQCGVNTGLTGFAAPDASGNWAGFDVDFCKAVASAVFGDPTKVKYTPTNAKERFTALQSGEIDVLSRNTTWTINRDTALGFNFRPVTYYDGQGFMVRKGLNVKSALELSGAAICVQSGTTTELNLADYFKTNNLQYNPVVFENLPEVNAAYDAGRCDVYTTDQSGLYSLRLTLKNPDEHVILPEIISKEPLGPAVRQGDDQWFDIVSWTAYALINAEEFGITQANVDEMKNSPNPDIKRFLGSETDTKIGTDLGLTNDWAANVIKGVGNYGEIFERNIGQGSPLKIARGLNALWNKGGIQYAPPVR; from the coding sequence ATGAAAAATAAGCTCCTGTCCGCCGCCATCGGCGCAGCAGTTTTGGCAGTTGGCGCCTCGGCCGCCTCCGCCACCACTCTCTCAGACGTCAAGGCAAAGGGTTTCGTTCAGTGCGGCGTCAACACCGGCCTTACAGGCTTTGCCGCACCTGACGCTTCCGGCAATTGGGCCGGCTTCGACGTCGACTTCTGCAAGGCCGTCGCTTCGGCCGTGTTCGGCGACCCCACAAAGGTCAAGTACACGCCGACAAATGCGAAGGAACGCTTCACCGCTCTGCAGTCCGGCGAAATCGACGTCCTCTCGCGCAATACGACCTGGACGATCAATCGCGACACCGCACTCGGCTTCAATTTCCGTCCCGTCACCTATTATGACGGCCAGGGCTTCATGGTGCGCAAGGGCCTGAACGTGAAGTCGGCTCTCGAACTCTCCGGCGCCGCAATCTGCGTGCAGTCGGGCACGACCACGGAACTGAACCTCGCCGATTATTTCAAGACGAACAATCTACAGTACAATCCGGTCGTCTTCGAAAATCTTCCTGAGGTCAACGCAGCCTACGACGCCGGTCGTTGCGACGTTTACACGACCGACCAGTCCGGTCTCTATTCGTTGCGTCTGACGCTGAAGAATCCCGACGAACACGTCATCCTTCCTGAGATCATCTCCAAGGAGCCGCTTGGCCCGGCCGTCCGTCAGGGTGATGATCAGTGGTTCGATATCGTTTCCTGGACGGCTTATGCGCTGATCAATGCCGAAGAGTTCGGTATCACCCAGGCAAATGTCGATGAGATGAAGAACTCGCCGAATCCTGATATCAAGCGCTTCCTCGGCAGCGAGACCGACACCAAGATCGGTACCGATCTCGGCCTGACCAATGATTGGGCCGCCAACGTCATCAAGGGCGTCGGCAATTATGGCGAAATCTTCGAGCGCAACATCGGCCAGGGCAGCCCGCTCAAGATCGCACGCGGCTTGAATGCTCTCTGGAACAAGGGCGGCATCCAGTACGCACCGCCGGTTCGTTAA
- a CDS encoding alpha/beta fold hydrolase, translating into MNLNTPTFSSFTHDGLQLAFFDEGDPAGVPVLLIHGFASTANVNWVHPGWLKTLGDAGYRVIAMDNRGHGASDKPHDTEAYRPWVMAGDAIALLDHLGIPEANVMGYSMGARISVFAALANPHRVRSLVLGGLGIGMTDGVGDWDPIADALLAPSLEAVTHARGRMFRAFAEQTKSDRVALADCIRGSRDLVARSDMAKLDMPTLIGVGTKDDIAGSPQELAALMQNAEALDIPGRDHMLAVGDRVFKQAVLAFYARVAHR; encoded by the coding sequence ATGAACCTGAATACGCCCACATTTTCGAGCTTCACCCATGACGGACTGCAGCTCGCCTTCTTCGATGAAGGCGATCCGGCCGGTGTGCCCGTGTTGTTGATCCACGGCTTTGCCTCGACCGCAAACGTCAACTGGGTGCATCCGGGCTGGCTAAAGACGCTGGGCGATGCCGGCTACCGGGTGATCGCCATGGACAATCGCGGCCACGGCGCAAGCGACAAGCCGCATGATACCGAAGCCTATCGTCCCTGGGTCATGGCCGGCGATGCGATCGCCTTGCTCGATCATCTCGGCATCCCGGAGGCCAATGTCATGGGCTATTCGATGGGCGCGCGCATTTCCGTTTTTGCCGCGCTTGCCAATCCGCATCGCGTCCGTTCGCTGGTGCTCGGCGGCCTCGGCATCGGCATGACCGACGGCGTCGGCGACTGGGACCCGATCGCCGATGCGCTGCTGGCTCCTTCGCTGGAGGCGGTGACGCATGCCCGCGGCCGTATGTTCCGCGCCTTCGCCGAGCAGACGAAGAGCGACCGGGTCGCTCTTGCCGATTGCATCCGCGGCTCGCGCGATCTGGTCGCCCGCTCCGATATGGCCAAGCTCGATATGCCGACGCTGATCGGCGTCGGCACCAAGGATGATATCGCCGGCTCGCCGCAGGAGTTGGCGGCGCTGATGCAAAATGCCGAAGCACTCGATATTCCGGGCCGCGATCATATGCTCGCCGTCGGCGACAGGGTTTTCAAGCAGGCGGTGCTGGCCTTCTATGCAAGGGTCGCCCATCGCTGA
- a CDS encoding cystathionine beta-lyase — translation MNDKDSLLQNAGINTRLTHIGNDPFDYHGFINPPVVHASTVLFPNARAMETRTQKYTYGTRGTPTTDALCEAIDALEGSAGTILVPSGLAAVTIPFLGFVAAGDHALVVDSVYGPTRHFCDTMLKRLGVEVEYYHPEIGAGIEALFRPNTKLVHTEAPGSNTFEMQDIPAISAVAHRHGAVVMMDNTWATPVYFRPLDYGVDISIHASTKYPSGHSDILLGTVSANAEHWERLKEANGVLGICGAPDDAYQILRGLRTMGLRLERHYESALDIAKWLEGREDVARVLHPALPSFPSHHLWKRDFKGASGIFSFVLAADGPEKSRAKAHAFLDALRIFGLGYSWGGFESLALHAYLNDRKVAKAPTDGPVIRLQIGIEDVADLKADIERGFAAASAV, via the coding sequence ATGAACGACAAAGACAGCTTGCTGCAGAATGCTGGCATCAACACCCGCCTGACCCATATCGGCAACGACCCCTTCGATTATCACGGTTTCATCAATCCGCCGGTCGTGCATGCCTCGACGGTGTTGTTTCCGAATGCGCGGGCGATGGAGACGCGCACGCAGAAATATACCTACGGAACGCGCGGCACCCCGACGACGGATGCGCTCTGCGAGGCGATCGACGCACTCGAAGGCTCGGCCGGCACGATCCTTGTGCCGTCGGGCCTTGCGGCCGTCACCATTCCGTTTCTGGGTTTCGTCGCAGCCGGCGATCATGCGCTGGTGGTCGATTCGGTCTATGGCCCGACGCGCCATTTCTGCGACACGATGCTGAAGCGCCTCGGCGTCGAGGTGGAATATTACCACCCGGAGATCGGCGCCGGCATCGAGGCGCTGTTCCGGCCGAACACCAAGCTCGTTCATACCGAGGCCCCAGGCTCCAATACTTTCGAAATGCAGGATATTCCGGCGATCTCGGCGGTTGCGCACCGCCACGGCGCCGTCGTCATGATGGACAATACCTGGGCGACGCCGGTCTATTTCAGGCCGCTCGATTACGGCGTCGACATATCCATCCACGCATCGACGAAATATCCGTCCGGCCATTCCGATATCCTGCTCGGAACGGTTTCGGCCAATGCCGAGCACTGGGAGCGGCTGAAGGAAGCAAACGGTGTGCTCGGCATCTGCGGCGCACCCGATGATGCCTACCAGATTCTGCGCGGATTGCGCACCATGGGCCTGCGCCTCGAGCGCCATTATGAAAGCGCGCTTGATATCGCGAAATGGCTGGAGGGCAGGGAGGATGTCGCCCGCGTGCTGCATCCGGCCCTGCCGAGTTTCCCCTCGCACCATCTCTGGAAGCGCGATTTCAAAGGCGCCAGCGGCATCTTTTCCTTCGTGCTTGCCGCCGACGGCCCCGAGAAATCAAGAGCAAAGGCGCATGCCTTCCTCGACGCGCTCAGGATTTTCGGTCTCGGCTATTCCTGGGGTGGCTTTGAAAGCCTCGCTTTGCATGCCTATCTCAACGATCGCAAGGTCGCCAAGGCGCCGACGGACGGTCCGGTCATCCGCCTGCAGATCGGCATCGAGGACGTGGCCGACCTCAAGGCCGATATCGAACGGGGTTTTGCCGCGGCAAGCGCGGTCTGA
- the clpS gene encoding ATP-dependent Clp protease adapter ClpS: MIAKPIRMQNDSERNGDNANRTSVITRTKPKTKKPNLYRVLLLNDDYTPMEFVIHILERFFQKDRESATRIMLHVHNHGVGECGIFTYEVAETKVSQVMDFARQHQHPLQCVMEKK; encoded by the coding sequence ATGATCGCAAAGCCGATCCGGATGCAGAACGACAGCGAAAGGAACGGGGACAACGCAAATCGAACCTCGGTCATCACACGCACCAAGCCGAAGACCAAGAAGCCCAATCTTTATCGTGTGCTGCTTTTGAATGACGACTACACTCCCATGGAATTCGTCATCCATATTCTGGAGCGGTTTTTTCAGAAGGATCGTGAAAGTGCCACCCGCATCATGCTCCATGTCCATAACCACGGCGTCGGCGAATGCGGAATATTCACATACGAGGTAGCGGAAACGAAGGTCAGCCAGGTGATGGACTTCGCCCGGCAACACCAGCATCCGCTGCAATGCGTCATGGAAAAGAAGTGA
- a CDS encoding zinc-finger domain-containing protein — MAGHNIPHFQNDGGHRVIEVGVKEFMCTGASAPFDHPHIFIDMGDDNEKVCSYCSTLYRFNSALKPSQTNPAGCVFHVKAA, encoded by the coding sequence ATGGCCGGCCACAACATTCCCCACTTCCAGAACGACGGCGGTCACCGCGTTATCGAAGTCGGCGTCAAGGAATTCATGTGCACCGGCGCTTCGGCTCCCTTCGATCATCCGCATATCTTCATCGACATGGGCGACGACAACGAGAAGGTCTGTTCCTACTGCTCGACGCTCTATCGCTTCAATTCCGCGCTCAAGCCCAGCCAAACCAATCCGGCCGGCTGCGTTTTCCACGTGAAGGCGGCGTAG
- the cysE gene encoding serine O-acetyltransferase, whose protein sequence is MVAKTDIRAFDTGHPVKVMDPIWDSLREEARLAAERDPVLAAFLYSTVINYHSLEECVIHRICERLDHPDMQANLLRQTFEEMLLDWPDWSSILRVDIQAIYDRDPACLRFMEAVLYFKGFHALQTHRLAHWLLNRGRRDFALYLQSRSSSVFQTDINPAARIGKGIFLDHATGLVVGETAVIGDNVSILHGVTLGGTGKEGADRHPKIGSGVMIGAGAKILGNIEIGYCSRVAAGSVVLKAVPPKKTVAGVPAKVVGEAGCSEPSRNMDQVIGADI, encoded by the coding sequence ATGGTCGCAAAGACTGACATCCGTGCTTTTGACACAGGCCATCCGGTGAAGGTGATGGATCCCATCTGGGACAGCCTGCGCGAGGAAGCACGGCTCGCCGCCGAACGGGACCCGGTTCTCGCCGCCTTCCTCTATTCGACCGTGATCAACTACCATTCGCTCGAGGAATGCGTCATCCACCGCATCTGCGAACGTCTCGATCACCCCGACATGCAGGCGAACCTGCTTCGCCAGACCTTCGAGGAAATGCTCCTCGACTGGCCGGACTGGAGCTCCATCCTGCGCGTCGATATCCAGGCGATCTATGACCGCGATCCCGCCTGCCTGCGCTTTATGGAGGCGGTGCTTTATTTCAAGGGCTTCCATGCGCTGCAGACACATCGTCTCGCCCATTGGCTGCTGAACCGCGGCCGGCGTGATTTTGCGCTCTATCTGCAGAGCCGCTCCTCCAGCGTCTTCCAGACCGACATCAACCCGGCCGCCCGTATCGGCAAGGGCATCTTCCTCGATCACGCCACCGGCCTCGTCGTCGGCGAGACGGCCGTCATCGGCGACAACGTCTCGATCCTGCACGGCGTCACACTCGGCGGCACCGGCAAGGAGGGCGCTGACCGCCATCCGAAGATCGGCTCCGGCGTCATGATCGGCGCCGGCGCGAAGATCCTCGGCAATATCGAGATCGGCTACTGCTCACGCGTCGCCGCCGGCTCCGTCGTCCTGAAGGCGGTGCCGCCCAAGAAGACGGTGGCGGGCGTGCCGGCCAAGGTCGTCGGCGAGGCCGGTTGTTCCGAGCCGTCGCGCAACATGGACCAGGTGATCGGCGCCGATATCTGA
- a CDS encoding DUF3126 family protein: MKPEEIKKLDAYFKRMFNPQMIVKARPRKDDSAEVYLGEEFLGVVYIDDEDGDRSYNFSMAILDVDL, translated from the coding sequence GTGAAGCCAGAAGAAATCAAGAAGCTCGACGCCTATTTCAAGCGCATGTTCAACCCGCAGATGATCGTCAAGGCGCGTCCGCGCAAGGATGATTCTGCGGAAGTCTATCTCGGCGAAGAATTTCTGGGTGTCGTCTATATCGATGACGAGGACGGCGACCGCTCCTACAACTTTTCGATGGCGATCCTCGACGTCGATCTCTGA
- a CDS encoding phasin family protein gives MFNIEDANKKSKEAVDTALKTYSDTTKGFQAIAAEATEYSKKSFQDAVTHFETLAGVKSFEAAFELQTNYVKAYFEGFVSETTKLSEMYADLAKSAYKPYEAPIAAAVVKTAKSATPAAA, from the coding sequence ATGTTCAACATTGAAGACGCCAACAAGAAGAGCAAGGAAGCCGTCGACACGGCCCTGAAAACTTATTCCGACACGACCAAGGGCTTTCAGGCGATCGCCGCTGAAGCCACTGAATATTCGAAGAAATCCTTTCAGGACGCGGTGACGCATTTCGAAACGCTGGCCGGCGTCAAGAGCTTCGAGGCCGCTTTCGAGCTGCAGACGAACTACGTCAAGGCGTATTTTGAAGGCTTTGTCTCCGAGACGACGAAGCTCAGTGAGATGTATGCCGATCTCGCCAAATCAGCCTATAAGCCCTATGAAGCGCCGATCGCCGCTGCCGTCGTCAAGACCGCCAAGTCGGCGACGCCTGCTGCTGCATGA
- the clpA gene encoding ATP-dependent Clp protease ATP-binding subunit ClpA, translating to MPTFSPSLEKALHQALTFANERHHEYATLEHLLLALIDDADAAAVMGACNVDLDALRKTLVEYVDNELSNLITGYDEDSKPTSGFQRVIQRAVIHVQSSGREEVTGANVLVAIFAERESHAAYFLQEQEMTRYDAVNYISHGIGKRPGASDVRPPRGAEDEAESSKPTARGGEEEGGPKKQQDALKAYCVNLNEKAKGGKIDPLIGRHAEVSRTIQILCRRSKNNPLYVGDPGVGKTAIAEGLAKRIVEGKVPEALADATIFSLDMGTLLAGTRYRGDFEERLKQVVKELEEYPGAVLFIDEIHTVIGAGATSGGAMDASNLLKPALSSGAIRCIGSTTYKEYRQFFEKDRALVRRFQKIDVSEPSIEDAIEIMKGLKPYFEEYHHLRYSNDAIKSAVELSARYISDRKLPDKAIDVIDETGAAQMLLPPSKRRKLITEKEIEATVATMARIPPKTVSKDDEAVLANLEKELRSVVYGQDIAIEALSTSIKLARAGLREPNKPIGAYVFSGPTGVGKTEVAKQLASSLGVELLRFDMSEYMERHTVSRLLGAPPGYVGFDQGGLLTDGVDQHPHCVVLLDEIEKAHPDIYNILLQVMDHGTLTDHNGKKIDFRNVILIMTTNAGASEMAKAAIGFGSSKRTGEDEEALTRLFTPEFRNRLDAIIPFAALPTAVIHKVVQKFIMQLEAQLSERNVTFDLHEDAIAWLAEKGYDEKMGARPLARVIQDTIKKPLANEILFGKLKKGGVVNVTVGPKEDGKPGIVLEAISETAPIKPKPEAEVVHPEGDDGDDGELKTKAARKTRAKAVPQAEPEVRDAPKKGSAVPKVPRKK from the coding sequence GTGCCAACATTTTCGCCTAGTTTAGAGAAGGCGCTCCATCAGGCACTGACCTTTGCCAACGAGCGGCACCACGAATATGCGACGCTCGAGCATCTGCTGCTCGCCCTGATCGACGATGCCGATGCGGCCGCGGTCATGGGTGCCTGCAATGTCGATCTCGACGCGTTGCGCAAGACGCTCGTCGAATATGTCGATAACGAACTTTCCAACCTGATCACCGGATATGACGAGGATTCGAAGCCGACCTCCGGCTTCCAGCGCGTCATCCAGCGTGCCGTCATCCACGTGCAATCGTCCGGCCGTGAAGAGGTGACCGGCGCTAACGTGCTGGTCGCGATCTTCGCCGAGCGCGAAAGCCACGCCGCTTATTTCCTGCAGGAGCAGGAGATGACCCGCTACGATGCCGTCAACTATATCTCCCACGGGATCGGGAAGCGGCCGGGCGCTTCGGATGTGCGTCCCCCGCGCGGCGCTGAGGACGAAGCCGAAAGCAGCAAGCCGACGGCGCGCGGCGGCGAGGAAGAAGGCGGCCCGAAGAAGCAGCAGGATGCGCTCAAGGCCTATTGCGTCAATCTCAATGAGAAGGCCAAGGGCGGCAAGATCGATCCGCTGATCGGCCGTCACGCCGAGGTCAGCCGCACAATCCAGATCCTGTGCCGCCGTTCGAAGAACAATCCGCTCTATGTCGGTGATCCCGGCGTCGGCAAGACGGCGATCGCCGAAGGCCTTGCCAAGCGCATCGTCGAAGGCAAGGTTCCGGAAGCACTCGCCGATGCGACGATCTTCTCGCTCGACATGGGCACGCTCTTGGCCGGCACGCGCTACCGTGGCGACTTCGAAGAGCGCCTGAAGCAGGTCGTCAAGGAACTGGAAGAATATCCGGGCGCCGTGCTCTTCATCGACGAGATCCACACGGTGATCGGCGCCGGCGCCACTTCGGGCGGCGCAATGGATGCATCGAACCTCCTGAAGCCGGCCCTGTCATCGGGCGCGATTCGCTGCATTGGTTCGACCACCTACAAGGAATACCGCCAGTTCTTCGAGAAGGATCGGGCGCTGGTCCGTCGTTTCCAGAAGATCGACGTCAGCGAGCCGTCGATCGAAGATGCGATCGAGATCATGAAGGGCTTGAAGCCCTATTTCGAAGAGTATCACCACCTGCGTTATTCGAACGACGCCATCAAGTCGGCCGTCGAATTGTCGGCCCGCTACATCTCCGACCGCAAACTGCCCGACAAGGCGATCGACGTGATCGACGAAACCGGTGCGGCGCAGATGCTGCTGCCGCCGTCCAAGCGCCGCAAGCTGATCACAGAAAAGGAAATCGAGGCAACGGTCGCGACGATGGCGCGCATTCCGCCGAAGACCGTCTCCAAGGACGATGAAGCCGTGCTTGCCAATCTCGAGAAGGAACTGCGCTCGGTCGTCTACGGCCAGGATATCGCCATCGAAGCGCTTTCGACCTCGATCAAGCTGGCGCGCGCCGGTCTTCGTGAGCCGAACAAGCCGATCGGCGCCTATGTCTTCTCCGGTCCGACCGGCGTCGGCAAGACCGAGGTGGCAAAGCAACTGGCATCGTCGCTCGGCGTCGAACTCCTGCGCTTCGACATGTCGGAATATATGGAGCGGCACACGGTTTCGCGCCTGCTCGGCGCGCCTCCCGGCTATGTCGGCTTCGACCAGGGCGGCCTTCTCACCGATGGCGTCGATCAGCACCCGCATTGCGTGGTTCTGCTCGACGAAATCGAGAAGGCGCATCCCGACATCTACAATATCCTGCTGCAGGTCATGGACCACGGCACGCTGACCGACCACAACGGCAAGAAGATCGACTTCCGCAACGTCATCCTGATCATGACGACCAATGCGGGTGCATCCGAAATGGCCAAGGCGGCAATCGGCTTCGGCTCGTCCAAGCGCACCGGCGAGGACGAGGAGGCGCTCACCCGCCTGTTCACGCCGGAATTCCGCAACCGTCTCGACGCGATCATTCCTTTCGCGGCGTTGCCGACGGCCGTCATCCACAAGGTCGTGCAGAAGTTCATCATGCAGCTGGAGGCCCAGCTTTCCGAAAGGAACGTCACCTTCGACCTGCACGAGGATGCAATCGCCTGGCTGGCGGAAAAGGGTTACGACGAGAAGATGGGCGCCCGCCCGCTTGCTCGCGTCATTCAGGATACGATCAAGAAGCCGCTCGCCAACGAAATCCTCTTCGGCAAGCTGAAGAAGGGCGGCGTCGTCAACGTCACTGTCGGCCCGAAGGAAGACGGCAAGCCCGGCATTGTGCTGGAAGCCATCTCGGAAACGGCGCCGATCAAGCCGAAGCCGGAAGCTGAAGTCGTGCATCCCGAAGGCGATGATGGGGATGACGGCGAGCTGAAGACGAAGGCGGCCCGCAAGACCCGCGCCAAAGCAGTGCCGCAGGCCGAGCCCGAGGTTCGCGACGCCCCGAAGAAGGGAAGCGCGGTTCCGAAGGTTCCACGCAAGAAGTAA
- a CDS encoding FAD-dependent monooxygenase: MPIEHAAIIGAGISGLTAALVLSRRGISSEIFEQAGELTDIGAGLQVSPNASRILAELGILDGLSKVWLEPDAIRLISGSSLRQLAAVPAGKFARERWGAPYGVLHRTTLQKALLDAVTADPLCRLHLGVRIDSTLPPFERAADVVIGGDGVWSKLRQSVPGSPSPRFSGNIAYRFTIAETEAPGFLDRASVSAFLGGSAHLVCYPLRETGSFNMVAITAGNIAPQAWQSEATEEQRAQLRARLSGWNSAIVSLLDRNRKLTFWPLFETTSGAWQDGRKTVLIGDAAHAMMPFAGQGAAMAIEDAYELAAFLSNSPVAEALARFERHRAPRIARLRQRGAFNRFAYHAKGPIRIGRDLVLGLKPPLSLAADLDWIYGYRAADLP, encoded by the coding sequence ATGCCGATCGAACATGCCGCCATCATCGGCGCCGGGATATCAGGGCTGACCGCTGCCCTTGTGCTTTCGCGCCGGGGTATCAGCTCGGAGATCTTCGAACAGGCGGGCGAACTCACCGACATCGGCGCCGGATTGCAGGTTTCGCCGAACGCCTCCCGCATCCTTGCCGAACTCGGTATCCTTGACGGGCTGTCAAAGGTCTGGCTCGAGCCGGACGCGATCCGGCTGATATCGGGCAGTTCGCTGCGCCAACTCGCGGCGGTGCCGGCCGGCAAATTCGCGCGGGAACGCTGGGGTGCTCCTTATGGCGTCCTCCACCGCACCACATTGCAGAAAGCGCTTTTGGATGCGGTCACGGCCGATCCGCTCTGCCGGCTTCACCTTGGCGTGCGAATAGATTCGACCCTACCGCCTTTCGAGCGGGCGGCCGATGTCGTGATCGGCGGCGACGGCGTCTGGTCGAAGCTTCGGCAATCTGTTCCAGGCAGCCCCTCGCCGCGCTTTTCCGGCAATATCGCCTACCGTTTTACGATTGCCGAAACGGAAGCGCCCGGATTCCTCGACCGGGCAAGCGTTTCGGCTTTTCTCGGCGGTTCGGCGCATCTCGTCTGCTATCCGCTGAGGGAAACCGGCAGCTTCAATATGGTGGCGATCACCGCCGGCAATATCGCGCCGCAGGCCTGGCAAAGCGAAGCGACGGAAGAACAGCGGGCGCAGCTGCGGGCGCGCCTTTCCGGCTGGAACTCAGCGATCGTCTCGCTGCTCGACAGAAATAGGAAGCTGACCTTCTGGCCGCTGTTCGAAACCACATCAGGCGCCTGGCAGGACGGCCGAAAGACGGTTCTGATCGGCGACGCCGCGCATGCGATGATGCCTTTTGCCGGACAGGGAGCAGCGATGGCGATCGAAGACGCCTACGAACTGGCGGCGTTTCTTTCGAATAGCCCCGTGGCGGAAGCGTTGGCGCGGTTCGAAAGACACCGGGCGCCGCGCATTGCGAGGCTTCGCCAGCGTGGCGCCTTCAACCGGTTCGCCTATCATGCGAAAGGGCCGATCCGGATCGGCCGCGATCTCGTGCTCGGCCTCAAGCCGCCGCTAAGCCTCGCGGCAGATCTCGACTGGATCTACGGCTATCGGGCTGCCGATCTGCCGTGA